The Kosakonia sp. SMBL-WEM22 sequence CAATTTTGACCTGAGCAAGTTTTCCAGTCACAGGGCTCGTGTAACGGTAGAAAAAAGATTTAACACCCGTCGCACCAGAGGAGACACGTAAACCACGATTTTCGCCAATATCAGCTTTATCTTTGTCGCCTGGCGTCATCATTTCTATCGCTTTAAACGACAGTGGCTTTGCCTCTTGTTTTCCTGCCATAAAGACTTCGTTATCATGCTCCCTACGCATTTATGAAACGAAATGTAGGTTGTGCTGTAAGTAGCCATATTTTACCAGGCTATAGGTTGGCAAGGTACACTTTAACCTACATTTAAATGTAGGATTTCATGAGATCCAATGAGACAAAGTGAAACTCAATGAGAACAAAAAACATCACTAACTCATTAAAATTTAAGAAAATGGACATCACAAGCCGATGAGTACACTAGAGAATTTCGACGCCCATACGCCCATGATGCAGCAGTACCTGAAGCTCAAAGCGCAGCATCCGGACATTCTGCTCTTTTATCGCATGGGCGACTTCTATGAGCTCTTTTATGACGATGCAAAACGCGCGTCGCAGCTAATGGATATCTCCCTGACCAAACGAGGTGCTTCTGCCGGAGAGCCGATCCCAATGGCGGGCGTGCCGCATCATGCGGTGGAGAACTACCTGGCAAAGCTGGTGAGCCTTGGTGAATCAGTAGCGATTTGCGAGCAGATTGGCGATCCGGCCACCAGCAAGGGGCCGGTTGAGCGCAAGGTTGTACGCATCGTCACGCCAGGCACCATTAGTGATGAAGCGCTACTACAGGAGCGCCAGGATAACCTGCTGGCCGCCATCTGGCAGGATAGCAAAGGCTTTGGCTACGCCACGCTGGATATCAGCTCCGGGCGTTTTCGTCTCAGTGAACCGGCCGACCGCGAAACCATGGCTGCTGAACTGCAGCGCACCAACCCTGCCGAGCTGCTCTATGCGGAAGATTTCGCGGAAACCGCGCTGATTGAAGGCCGACGCGGGTTGCGTCGCCGCCCGCTGTGGGAGTTCGAAATCGATACCGCCCGCCAGCAGCTCAACATGCAGTTTGGCACCCGTGATTTGATTGGCTTCGGCGTTGAGAATGCCGCGCGCGGCCTGTGCGCCGCCGGCTGCCTGTTGCAGTACGTCAAAGATACGCAACGTACCGCGCTGCCCCATATCCGCTCTATTACTATGGAGCGTCAGCAGGACACCATTATTATGGATGCTGCTACGCGCCGTAACCTGGAGATCACCCAGAACCTCGGAGGCGGGATTGAAAGCACCCTGGCCTCGGTGCTCGACCGCACTGTCACGCCGATGGGCAGCCGTATGCTGAAACGCTGGCTGCACATGCCGGTACGCGACACGAAAGTGCTTACCGAGCGTCAGCAAACCATCAGCGCGCTGCAAGATCGCGCCGCCGAGCTGCAACCGGTATTGCGCCAGGTGGGCGATCTGGAGCGTATTCTGGCGCGTCTGGCGCTGCGTACCGCCCGCCCGCGCGACCTGGCGCGTATGCGCTACGCCTTCCAGCAACTGCCGGAGCTACGCGCACAGCTGGCTGACGTCGACTGCGCGCCGGTGCAGGCGCTGCGAGAGAAAATGGGCGAGTTCAGCGAACTGCGCGAACTGCTTGAGCGCGCCATTATTGAAGCCCCACCGGTGCTGGTGCGTGACGGCGGCGTCATTGCCCCCGGCTATCATGCTGAACTGGATGAGTGGCGCAGCCTCGCCGATGGCGCGACAGATTATCTCGACCGGCTGGAGATCCGTGAACGTGAGCGCCTGGGACTCGACACTCTGAAAGTGGGTTATAACGCGGTGCATGGCTACTTTATCCAGATCAGCCGCGGGCAGAGCCATCTCGCGCCGATCCACTATGTGCGCCGCCAGACGCTGAAAAACGCCGAGCGCTACATCATTCCTGAACTGAAAGAGTATGAAGACAAAGTTCTCACCTCGAAGGGCAAAGCGCTGGCGCTGGAAAAGCAGCTCTATGAAGAGCTGTTCGATCTGTTGATGCCACACCTCGGCGACCTGCAGCAGAGCGCCTCCGCGCTGGCGGAGCTGGATGTGCTGGTAAACCTCGCCGAGCGTGCCGACACCCTGAACTACTGCTGCCCAACCTTTAGCGATAAGCCGGGCATCCGCATTAGCGAAGGGCGTCACCCGGTGGTGGAGCAGGTGCTGAAAGAGCCGTTTATTGCCAACCCGCTCAACCTGTCGCCACAGCGCCGGATGCTGATTATCACCGGCCCAAATATGGGCGGTAAAAGTACCTATATGCGCCAGACCGCGCTGATTGCTCTGCTGGCCTATATCGGCAGTTATGTCCCGGCGCAGAAGGTCGAGATTGGCCCTATCGACCGCATCTTCACCCGCGTTGGCGCGGCGGACGATCTCGCCAGCGGGCGTTCAACCTTTATGGTTGAGATGACCGAAACCGCCAACATTCTGCATAACGCCACCGAGAACAGTCTGGTACTGATGGATGAGATTGGTCGCGGCACCTCAACCTACGACGGACTGTCGCTGGCGTGGGCCTGTGCGGAGAATCTGGCGAATAAGATCAAAGCGCTGACGCTGTTTGCCACCCACTACTTTGAGCTGACGCAGCTACCGGAGAAGATGGAGGGCGTGGCGAATGTGCACCTCGACGCGATTGAGCATGGCGATACCATCGCCT is a genomic window containing:
- the mutS gene encoding DNA mismatch repair protein MutS → MSTLENFDAHTPMMQQYLKLKAQHPDILLFYRMGDFYELFYDDAKRASQLMDISLTKRGASAGEPIPMAGVPHHAVENYLAKLVSLGESVAICEQIGDPATSKGPVERKVVRIVTPGTISDEALLQERQDNLLAAIWQDSKGFGYATLDISSGRFRLSEPADRETMAAELQRTNPAELLYAEDFAETALIEGRRGLRRRPLWEFEIDTARQQLNMQFGTRDLIGFGVENAARGLCAAGCLLQYVKDTQRTALPHIRSITMERQQDTIIMDAATRRNLEITQNLGGGIESTLASVLDRTVTPMGSRMLKRWLHMPVRDTKVLTERQQTISALQDRAAELQPVLRQVGDLERILARLALRTARPRDLARMRYAFQQLPELRAQLADVDCAPVQALREKMGEFSELRELLERAIIEAPPVLVRDGGVIAPGYHAELDEWRSLADGATDYLDRLEIRERERLGLDTLKVGYNAVHGYFIQISRGQSHLAPIHYVRRQTLKNAERYIIPELKEYEDKVLTSKGKALALEKQLYEELFDLLMPHLGDLQQSASALAELDVLVNLAERADTLNYCCPTFSDKPGIRISEGRHPVVEQVLKEPFIANPLNLSPQRRMLIITGPNMGGKSTYMRQTALIALLAYIGSYVPAQKVEIGPIDRIFTRVGAADDLASGRSTFMVEMTETANILHNATENSLVLMDEIGRGTSTYDGLSLAWACAENLANKIKALTLFATHYFELTQLPEKMEGVANVHLDAIEHGDTIAFMHSVQDGAASKSYGLAVAALAGVPKEVIKRARGKLRELESLSPSAAGTQIDGTQMSLLAPAEETSPAVEALENLDPDSLTPRQALEWIYRLKNLV